DNA from Nitriliruptor alkaliphilus DSM 45188:
AAGCTGAGGGTCGCGATCGCGGTCAGCAGCAGCGCCGGCAGGGACAGCAGGACCCAGAACGCCAGCTCGGCGGCGAGCCCCGGGAGCCGGTCCGCCCCCGCACGGTCGATGGTGTGCGCGAGCAGCGTGACGGGCCGGCGCGCCCAGGAAGGGGCCCGGTCGATCGCGGCGTTCGCCCACGGGTGCACCTCGCGAGGGTAGGGGGTGTGCCGCAGCGGGCAGCCGGGATCAGGCGCCCGCTGCGGCTGCTATTCTGCGCCCCGCCGCGCTCCACCCCCGGGTGGTTCGCGGGCGCCTGGAGGCTTCGCCTAGTCTGGTCTATGGCGCGGGATTGCTAATCCCGTTGGGGGTCTAACCCCCTCGAGGGTTCAAATCCCTCAGCCTCCGCTGTCACACCGCACCACCTGCGCTGGTAGCTCAGTCCGGATAGAGCACCTGACTACGGATCAGGCGGCCGGGGGTTCGAATCCCTCCCAGCGCGCGACACGGAACCCCCGCTGACCGGGGGTTCCGTGCGTTCTGGGGGTCGGCGGGGTACATGGTTGCTCCTCGTTCGGTCACGGTTCGGTCACACATCGTCGGGCCGACCGTCGTTCAGCCCGTTCTCCGGGCGGCCTGGCAGGCCTTCGTCGAAGATCATCTCGGCGACGCGTTCCGCGGCGGCGGACTGCATCCCCGGCAGCACGTGGCTGTAGACGTCCAGGGTGAAGGCCACCGAGTGGTGACCGAGCCGCTCGGACGCGACCTTGGGGTTGACGCCGGAGGCCAACAGCAGGCTGGCGTGCGTGTGGCGCAGGTCGTGCAGCCTGATCGGCCGCAGTCCCGCGGCTGAGGCCTGCCGTCTGAACTGCTTCGAGAAGTGGTCGGGAGGGATCGGTGAGCCGTCCTCCCGGGTGAACACGAGGCCGTGGTCCTCGCCAGCGTCAGCCCACGCACGCCGCTCCTCCTGCTGCTCGAGCGCCCAGGTGCGCAGCACCTCGACGGTGCGCGCGTCGACGTCGATGGTGCGGCGGCTCTGGCGAGTCTTCGGCTCGGAGAACTGCGCACGCCCGTCGATGCTGATGTACGCCTGCCGCACCGCGAGCCGCCCGCCGTCCAGGTCCACATCGACCCAACGGAGCCCGAGGATCTCGGCGCGGCGCATCCCAGTCGTGGCGGCCAAGCGCCACGCCGGGTAGAGCCGGTCGTCCCCGACGTGATCCAGGAAGCTGCGCAGCTGCGGCGCGGTCCAGGTCTGCATGTGGCCGCCATGCCGGGAGGCCACCTGTCGTGGGGGATCGGCCAGGTCGGCGACGTTGCGCTCGACCCGTCCCCACCGCAGCGCGTCGGCGAGGCTCTTGCGCAGGACCGTGTGGATGTAGCGGACCGTTCGCGGCGACAGGCCGCCCGCCCCATCTCGCCGGCCGGTTGCCAGCAGCTGGGCGTAGAGCTGGTTCAGTTGCACCGGAGTCAGCTGCTGGATCGGCACGGCGCCGAGAGTCGGCAGCACGTGGCGGCGGAGCTCGTCGCGGTAGCTGGTCCACGTTGCGGCCCGAAGGTTCGGCGGCCGAACCGCGGGCAGCCACTCGTCCTCGACGAAGGCGGCGAGTGTCAGGCCGTCAGGGGTGACGTAGCGCTGGGTGTCCAGCTTGTGCAGCAGCTCGCGCAGTGCGCGTTCCGCCTCAGTCTTGGTCGCGAACCCCTGTCGACGCCGCTGCTTGCGGCCCCCTGCGGTGGTGCGACCCACGTCGACGATGAACGCCCACGTGAAGCGGTCGGAGCCGCAGGTGGTGCAGCGGCGGCCTGGCACGGTGGCGTTGCACCGAGAGCAGCGCTTGAAGACCCGCCCCTTCATCGGTCGGCGCCTTCCAGCTGCTTCGAGCCGTCGGCCGGCAATCCCAGCATCGCGAGCAGCCTCGCGGTGGGTACGAGCAGCCGTCGCCCGAGCCGCAGGGTCGGTAGCTCGCCGTTCTCGGCCGCCCGGTAGGCGCTGCGGCGACTGACACCGAGGATCTGCCCAGCCTCCTCGACGCTGATCGTGGGAGGGAGATCCTCGACACCCCGCATCGCCTGCTCCTCGGCCCATCGTGCTACCCGACGCCACGCACAGTGACCGGTTTCCACAGACGGCGACACCACGTACTGGGACGTCTTGGGACGTCTCTGTACGGTGGCCCGACCATGCGAGGTAAGGACGGGGGATGGCGAACGAGCGGCTGCGAGCCTCGATGAGCGAGGCCCAGGTCACCGTGGAAGAGGTGGCCGACGCCTGCGAGGTGGACCCGAAGACGGTCCAGCGCTGGCTCAGCGGCCGGCGTCCCTACCGCCGACATCGCTGGCAGGTCGCGCGCATCCTCCGTGACGACGAGCAGTACCTGTGGCCGCCTGAGAGCGTCGGCCCCGGGGCTGAGGCGGCATGTACCGAGGAGATCATCGCGGCCTACCCGCACAGGGCGCTGCTCCCGACGTCGACCTGGTGGCGGCTCTTCGAGAGCGCCACCGAGCGGATCGACCTACTGGGCTACGCGATGCTCCACCTGCCGGAGCAGCACCCAGGGTTGATGGAGCTTCTACGAGACAAGGGTCGTGACGGGTGCCAGGTGCGTATCGCGCTGGCGGACCCCGAGGCAGAGATCGTCGTACAGCGAGACGAGGAGGAGCAGCTCGAGGAGGGGCTGCTTGCGCGCATCCGAACGGCGATCAAGTACTACGGCGAGCTCGAGGACGCGGACGGGGTCGAGCTCCGGCTCCACGGCACGCCGCTCTACAGTTCGCTGTTCGCGTTCGACCATGAGCTCTTGGTGACACCGCACCTCTACCGGACGCCCGGGTCGAAGGCGCCGTTGCTGCACCTCCGCCGTCGCGGCCCAGATGGGCTGTACGCCAACTACCTGCAGCACTTCGCCCGCGTGTGGGACGATGCCTCGGGGCTCTACGGGACCGGCGACCAGCGGTGACGACCGCTGCCGACGGGCGACCCGTGGTGGCGGGTGCCCTGACCGCGACATCGCCGAGCCTCCGGGTGCGCTCCCCGATGACCCGTGAACCTGCATAGCCTGCACGAGACTGCTGCTCGCTGGGGGCGCGGAAGCTGCACAGCGATTTCACATCAGCGTCATCACGGCCGTCGTGAGCAATCTCGTGGGAGGGAATCGATGGACTTGGGCACCTTCTGGGTCATCCTCGCCACGGCGGCGGTCACCAACGGCGTCGGAATCGGCACGTTGTGGGCCAATCACCACTTCCAGCGTGATCGTGAGGACCGCGCTCGCGA
Protein-coding regions in this window:
- a CDS encoding site-specific integrase; this translates as MKGRVFKRCSRCNATVPGRRCTTCGSDRFTWAFIVDVGRTTAGGRKQRRRQGFATKTEAERALRELLHKLDTQRYVTPDGLTLAAFVEDEWLPAVRPPNLRAATWTSYRDELRRHVLPTLGAVPIQQLTPVQLNQLYAQLLATGRRDGAGGLSPRTVRYIHTVLRKSLADALRWGRVERNVADLADPPRQVASRHGGHMQTWTAPQLRSFLDHVGDDRLYPAWRLAATTGMRRAEILGLRWVDVDLDGGRLAVRQAYISIDGRAQFSEPKTRQSRRTIDVDARTVEVLRTWALEQQEERRAWADAGEDHGLVFTREDGSPIPPDHFSKQFRRQASAAGLRPIRLHDLRHTHASLLLASGVNPKVASERLGHHSVAFTLDVYSHVLPGMQSAAAERVAEMIFDEGLPGRPENGLNDGRPDDV
- a CDS encoding helix-turn-helix domain-containing protein, giving the protein MRGVEDLPPTISVEEAGQILGVSRRSAYRAAENGELPTLRLGRRLLVPTARLLAMLGLPADGSKQLEGADR
- a CDS encoding helix-turn-helix domain-containing protein, whose amino-acid sequence is MANERLRASMSEAQVTVEEVADACEVDPKTVQRWLSGRRPYRRHRWQVARILRDDEQYLWPPESVGPGAEAACTEEIIAAYPHRALLPTSTWWRLFESATERIDLLGYAMLHLPEQHPGLMELLRDKGRDGCQVRIALADPEAEIVVQRDEEEQLEEGLLARIRTAIKYYGELEDADGVELRLHGTPLYSSLFAFDHELLVTPHLYRTPGSKAPLLHLRRRGPDGLYANYLQHFARVWDDASGLYGTGDQR